One genomic region from Candidatus Nanosynbacter sp. TM7-074 encodes:
- the def gene encoding peptide deformylase — protein MTRDDIITLPNPHLRQKSSKIHVVTDDVTKLADDMTAAALDWEDSRPHEISAALAAVQVDKLERVVIVRADFEKKSTREFITLINPEIVKYEGEIVEDFEGCLSVKSIYGRVPRYSKVRVKAMTLEGEEIRIKAEGFLARVLQHEIDHCNGLVFIDHIKDKKDAFYTLDKKGELQPLDYDKDIAENSILWD, from the coding sequence ATGACTAGAGACGATATTATTACACTACCAAATCCACATCTTCGCCAAAAATCATCAAAAATTCACGTTGTCACAGACGATGTCACAAAATTAGCAGACGACATGACTGCAGCGGCACTTGACTGGGAAGACTCACGACCACACGAAATCAGTGCGGCCCTGGCAGCCGTACAAGTGGATAAACTAGAAAGAGTCGTAATTGTCCGTGCGGATTTTGAAAAAAAATCAACTCGGGAGTTTATAACGCTTATCAACCCAGAAATTGTAAAGTATGAGGGTGAGATTGTTGAAGATTTCGAGGGTTGCCTTAGTGTTAAAAGCATTTATGGCAGAGTTCCCCGCTACAGTAAGGTTCGTGTAAAAGCAATGACCCTGGAGGGTGAGGAAATTCGCATTAAGGCAGAAGGTTTCTTAGCGCGGGTCTTGCAGCATGAAATTGATCACTGTAATGGCCTGGTTTTTATTGATCACATTAAAGATAAAAAAGACGCTTTTTATACGCTCGATAAGAAAGGCGAGCTGCAGCCGCTAGATTATGACAAAGATATCGCCGAAAATAGTATTCTTTGGGACTGA